TACTGCTATCATATTCAGTGCTATCCACATGCAATTTTATGGATTTTTACCGCGTATGTTTTTGGGAGCTGCTTTTGGTTATCTTTATTTTTGGAGTGGTAGTTTATGGTATGCCATAATTGGTCATTTTATAAATAATGGATATGCGGTATGTGTTGCATGGTATATGCAAAAAAACAATATACCTTTGTCCGAAACTGATAAAACAATGGATATTGCCTGGTATGGGTATATTATCAGTGCAATACTAACTTTTTTGCTGTTCCGATATTTTAAAAATAAAACTGAATGAAAACGAGGGCGATAACTGCTTTTTTCTTTACTATAGTGATGCTGGGCTCCATCTTTTTAGGGGGCTATACTTTTACTTTTTTTTATCTGATTTTGAGTCTTGCAGCCCTATTCGAGTTTTTTAATATGATTAAAACTGCAGGTATCAAACCACATAGAAATATGGCGTTGTTTGTGGCTGCATTAATATTCTTATCGACAGCTGGCTACCACTTCCTGCAGTTCGAAGCGAAGTTTTTGTTGCTGATTGTGCCTTTAATTTTCTGTATATTTATCAGTGAATTATATAAAAAGGAAAAGATGCCTTTTTCTAATATTTCGTACACATTTGTTGGCTTTATTTACGTTACAGTACCTTTTTGCTTTTTTTATTCTTTAGGGTTTATACAAAATCAGGGTGAATATAATTATCACCTGCCCTTATCCTTTTTGCTGATGTTGTGGGGCAGTGATACGGGTCAATATCTTTTTGGTGTTAAATTCGGCAAAACCCGTTTATTTGAGCGCCATTCACCTAAAAAATCATGGGAAGGCTTTTTAGGCGGAGTGTTTACCAGTGTGGTGGTTTCTTATGTGATTTCTTTATTCTTTACAGAGATCAGTCCATTGGTATTTGGTGGAATGGCAGTATTGATCGTTTCCTTTGGTACGTTGGGAGACCTGGTAGAGTCAATGCTTAAACGCAGCCTTAATGTAAAAGATTCAGGCAATATATTACCGGGCCATGGAGGCTTTTTAGATCGCTTTGACGGGCTTTTAATTGCCGCACCGATAGTTTATACTTATCTGTACCTAATTCTTAATTAGTACCTTTTTTTCTTTAAAGGCTCTAATAAGTATTCTAGTCCGTTTAATTTAATTTCATAAAGAGTGGCGATCATTTCGCCCAGTTTGCCCGGTGGAAATCCCTCCTGATGAAACCAGACCAGGTAAGATTCGGGCAAATCGCAGATGATACGGCCTTTGTACTTTCCAAAAGGCATTTGCATGGTAACCAGGTCTTGTAATAGCTGTGGATTCATTTTAATTGTTTAATTGACTACCATTTCCAGCATTTCTACAGCCTCATCAACGGTATTCAGATTGTCAAAGGCAATACGCAATGAATCTTTAACCTCTTTAAGGTTGCATAAACGGGGATGGATTTGTGCAAAATGCAGTATTTTATTGAACATTATTGAATCAAAAAATGTCGATTGTTTATCGGTAATGAAATAACCACGCAAAATTCCTTTTTTAAAGCTCAGTTTTTCGAATGCTAATTTTTTGGCTACCCATTGTAGCCTCAACACATTTAACATGGTTTTTACGGGCTTTGGAACAGGTCCAAAACGGTCTTTTAAGGAAAGCTCAAAAGCTTTTAATTGCGTTTCATCTTCAATTTTAGAAAGCTCTGTATACAGGTTATATCTTTCGGTGATATTGGTTACATAATCATCAGGGATATAGAGTTCCAGATCGGTATCCACCTGGGTAAAATTAACAAATGGGCGTAAAGGTTCATCTTTAAATAGATCTTTAAACTCATCTGTTTTTAGCTCCTGAATGGCTTCATCCAAAATCTTGTGATACATTTCGAAACCTATTTCGGCAATAAAGCCACTTTGCTCTGCACCTAAGAGGTTTCCACTGCCCCGGATATCCAAATCCCTCATCGCAATATTAAAACCGCTCCCAAGGTCTGAAAACTCTTCAATAGCGCTAAGACGTTTACGTGCTTCGGAAGTAAGGGTTGACAATGGTGGACTTAACAAATAGCAGAAGGCTTTTTTGTTGGAGCGTCCTACCCTGCCCCGCATTTGGTGCAAATCGCTTAAGCCAAACATGTGTGCATGGTTGATGATAATGGTATTGGCATTTGGAATGTCCAAACCAGCCTCAATAATGGTTGTGGCCACTAATACATCCTTTTCTCCATTGATGAAATCAAGCATTACATCTTCCAGCTGATCGCCATCTAACTGACCGTGAGCGATACCTATGCGCGCTTTTGGCACTAAGGTTTTGATCAGTCCACCCAGTTGTGGTAAATCATTAACGCGGTTATGGATAAAGAATACCTGCCCACCCCTGTCTAACTCAAATTGAACAGCTTCCTGGATCAATTTATCATTAAAGACGTGAAGTTCGGTATTTACAGCCTGTCTGTTTGGTGGAGGTGTACTCATAATGGACAAATCGCGTGCACCCATCAAAGAGAAATGTAAAGTACGTGGTATTGGCGTTGCAGTAAGGGTTAGCGTATCTACATTTACACGTAAAGCCCTTAATTTTTCTTTGGATGTTACGCCAAACTTCTGCTCCTCATCAATTATCATGATACCCAGATCTTTGAACTTTACGTCTTTGCTCAATAAACGGTGTGTGCCGATTATGATATCAACCTTCCCTTCGGCTACTTTGGCCAGGGTTTCTTTAATCTGTTTATTGGTTTTAAAACGGTTGATGTAATCGACAGTACAAGGAAAATCTTTTAAACGACCTGAAAAGGTTTTAAAATGTTGTAGGGCCAAAATGGTGGTTGGCACCAGTACAGCGGCCTGTTTACCATTTGCAACAGCTTTAAAGGCTGCTCGTATGGCAATTTCTGTTTTGCCAAAGCCAACATCACCACATACCAGCCTATCCATAGGATGTGGAGCTTCCATATCCTTTTTTACGTCACTGGTTGCTTTTTCCTGATCCGGGGTATCTTCATAAATAAATGAAGCTTCTAATTCGGTTTCCAGGTATCCATCCGGACTAAAGGCGGTTCCTACCTGCGATTTTCTTAAGGCATACAGCTTAATCAGATCGCGGGCAATGTCTTTAACTTTTTTTTTAGTTGTCTTTTTAAGCTTGTCCCAGGCTTCTGTGCCTAGTTTATTCATTTTTGGCGCTGTGCCATCTTTGCCGCTATATTTAGCAATGCGGTTTAAGGAGTTGATATTTACATACAAGAGATCGTTGTCGGCATAAACCAGTCTGATCATCTCCTGAGTTTTACCATTTACTTCTACTTTTTCTAAACCGGCATATTTACCAATACCATGGTCTATATGAGTTACAAAATCTCCGGGTTTAAGATCTCTCAACTCTTTTAGTGTAATGGCCTGACTGCGCTGATAGCCCCTTTTAAGCTTGTATTTGTAAAATCGGTCGAATATCTGGTGGTCAGTATAAAAAGCAAGTTTTTGCTGGCCATCTATAAAACCTTCTCTTAGCGGAATGTTTACCGGTGTAAACTTGGCCGTTTTATCAATATCGTCTAATATGGCATATAAACGCTCTGTTTGTTTTGTCGAAGAGCTAAATATAAAGTTATGTATGCCTTGTTTTTCGTTCTCTTTAAGGTTATGTATCAGTAGGTTAAAATCCTTGTTGAAGGAAGGCTGAGGCTTGGTTTCGAATTGAAAAATATGTTCTGTTTTATAGAAAAACTGCTTTCCAAACTCAACTAATGCGAAATCCTGGAACATATCCCCCATCATTTTCTCGTCCGTAAAAGCAAATTTAGGATCTATCCAATCCTGGTTTTCCTGTTTTTCTTTTGCAGGAAGGGCCTTCCAAAGCTCAACAGCTTTTTTATGCCCGCTTTTAACAATATCTAAGGTGAATTCTACATCTTTAAACCATAGCTGGGTATCTTTTTCTATATAATCCAGTATACTGATGTTGTTTTCTGTGAGGTATTTAGATTGAACATTTGGGATAATGGTCAATGTTTTTACATCTTCAACAGAAAGCTGACTCTCTATTTCAAAAGTACGTATGCTCTCTACAATATCGCCAAAAAATTCTATGCGGTAAGGGAGGTCATGGGAGAAGGAGAAAATGTCTACAATACCTCCACGGATAGAAAACTGTCCCGGTTCGTATACAAAATCAGTCCTGTTAAAATCATGATCGAATAAAAACTCGTTGATGAAATCTATACCCAATTTGGCATTTAAGCTGATCTCCAGTGTATTTTTTTCAAGCACATTGCGGTCTATTACCTTTTCAGCAATAGCTTCGGGGTAGGAAACCACAATCTTTCCATATTCCGAATGGTGGTTTAGTTCATTTAAAACTTCTGCCCTTGCCAGTACGTTGGCTGTATCTACCTGTGTAAAATCGAATGCTTTACGGAAGGAAGAGGGGAAAAGCAACACCTCTATATCGAGTATGCTTTCCAGATCGGCGAGGAAATAAGAAGCTTCTTCCCGGTCTGGGAGTATAAATAACTGCGGCTTATGTAAAAGAAAATAAGTAGCCACTGCAATTGTTGCATCGGCAGAACCCACTAAGCCTTTAAGCTGAAGTTTGGTGCTTTTGCCCGCGTTAAGGGCTTTTGCCAATTCTACAATGCGCTCATCTGTTTTGTATCTGTTGATCAGGTCGCGAATGTTCACCTTGCAAAGGTAAGGTTTATGGTGGGCTTTAAATGTAACAAAGTTTCAACCGAGTGATCTAAAGTTAAAAAGGGCTAATGTTCATGATAATTTATGCACATCCCGGTGTTTTGGAGCTTGTTTTAAGTAGAAGTGTATACCTTTAACAACTTGATAAGTTTTGTAAGATGAAAATAATAAAAGGTTTGCCTTTTGAATTGATCTTTTGGATAACAGCTTTGCTTTTATTGGGTACAGCTGATGTGCATGATCATAGCGGAGCCCATTTTACACTTTGCCCATTAGCGAATATGGGTCTAACATGGTGTCCTGGATGTGGGATAGGACGTTCTATTGCTCATTTATTGCAGGGCAATTTTGGGGAAAGCTTTAAACAACACTGGTTTGGATTG
This is a stretch of genomic DNA from Candidatus Pedobacter colombiensis. It encodes these proteins:
- a CDS encoding phosphatidate cytidylyltransferase, translated to MKTRAITAFFFTIVMLGSIFLGGYTFTFFYLILSLAALFEFFNMIKTAGIKPHRNMALFVAALIFLSTAGYHFLQFEAKFLLLIVPLIFCIFISELYKKEKMPFSNISYTFVGFIYVTVPFCFFYSLGFIQNQGEYNYHLPLSFLLMLWGSDTGQYLFGVKFGKTRLFERHSPKKSWEGFLGGVFTSVVVSYVISLFFTEISPLVFGGMAVLIVSFGTLGDLVESMLKRSLNVKDSGNILPGHGGFLDRFDGLLIAAPIVYTYLYLILN
- a CDS encoding DUF3820 family protein, translating into MNPQLLQDLVTMQMPFGKYKGRIICDLPESYLVWFHQEGFPPGKLGEMIATLYEIKLNGLEYLLEPLKKKRY
- the mfd gene encoding transcription-repair coupling factor, which codes for MNIRDLINRYKTDERIVELAKALNAGKSTKLQLKGLVGSADATIAVATYFLLHKPQLFILPDREEASYFLADLESILDIEVLLFPSSFRKAFDFTQVDTANVLARAEVLNELNHHSEYGKIVVSYPEAIAEKVIDRNVLEKNTLEISLNAKLGIDFINEFLFDHDFNRTDFVYEPGQFSIRGGIVDIFSFSHDLPYRIEFFGDIVESIRTFEIESQLSVEDVKTLTIIPNVQSKYLTENNISILDYIEKDTQLWFKDVEFTLDIVKSGHKKAVELWKALPAKEKQENQDWIDPKFAFTDEKMMGDMFQDFALVEFGKQFFYKTEHIFQFETKPQPSFNKDFNLLIHNLKENEKQGIHNFIFSSSTKQTERLYAILDDIDKTAKFTPVNIPLREGFIDGQQKLAFYTDHQIFDRFYKYKLKRGYQRSQAITLKELRDLKPGDFVTHIDHGIGKYAGLEKVEVNGKTQEMIRLVYADNDLLYVNINSLNRIAKYSGKDGTAPKMNKLGTEAWDKLKKTTKKKVKDIARDLIKLYALRKSQVGTAFSPDGYLETELEASFIYEDTPDQEKATSDVKKDMEAPHPMDRLVCGDVGFGKTEIAIRAAFKAVANGKQAAVLVPTTILALQHFKTFSGRLKDFPCTVDYINRFKTNKQIKETLAKVAEGKVDIIIGTHRLLSKDVKFKDLGIMIIDEEQKFGVTSKEKLRALRVNVDTLTLTATPIPRTLHFSLMGARDLSIMSTPPPNRQAVNTELHVFNDKLIQEAVQFELDRGGQVFFIHNRVNDLPQLGGLIKTLVPKARIGIAHGQLDGDQLEDVMLDFINGEKDVLVATTIIEAGLDIPNANTIIINHAHMFGLSDLHQMRGRVGRSNKKAFCYLLSPPLSTLTSEARKRLSAIEEFSDLGSGFNIAMRDLDIRGSGNLLGAEQSGFIAEIGFEMYHKILDEAIQELKTDEFKDLFKDEPLRPFVNFTQVDTDLELYIPDDYVTNITERYNLYTELSKIEDETQLKAFELSLKDRFGPVPKPVKTMLNVLRLQWVAKKLAFEKLSFKKGILRGYFITDKQSTFFDSIMFNKILHFAQIHPRLCNLKEVKDSLRIAFDNLNTVDEAVEMLEMVVN
- a CDS encoding DUF2752 domain-containing protein, translated to MKIIKGLPFELIFWITALLLLGTADVHDHSGAHFTLCPLANMGLTWCPGCGIGRSIAHLLQGNFGESFKQHWFGLPALLILCSRIVTLIKLNLKSSRILNLKNKEEGYV